The sequence below is a genomic window from Halosolutus gelatinilyticus.
GGTTCCTGCACAAACCTTACACGGAAATCTCGGCGCACATGGCCCGCGGCGAGGGATCGGTCGAGAGCACGGACTGGCGCGACTACGACAAGCCGCGGTACGTCCTCTTCCCGGCGACGAACAACGGACGGGATCTGTCGGCGAAGGTGCAGGCCGAACTCGACTCCGGACTGGCGTCGGACTGTTCGGACCTCTTCATCGAGGAGGACGAGGTCTCGAACCCCGTGAAGACGGGCGAACCCGGCGTCAAGAAGACCTTCGAAAAAGTCCTGCACATGAAGCGTCCGGACTTCTCGGGCTTCGAATACTCGACGATCCTCTGTCTCGACAATCCGGGTCGGGATTTCCACCCGCAAGGGGCCTCCGTGATTCCGGGTAGTTTCGACCCGATGGAACCCGACTCCGATCGCAACGGGCTCGTCGTCGAACACGAGATGGACCTCCCCGACGACTGGTTCGAGGTCGAGATCACCGAGCACGATCAACTCGAGGCCGGCGTCGACCTCACCGGCCACGAGGTGATCGTCTGTCTCGGTCGCGGCATCGCCGACGACCCCACGAAAGGGATGGAACTCGGACTGGACCTCGTCGACGCCTTCGATGACGCCGAACTCGGCATCACGCGCGGCATCGTGACCTCCTCCTACCAGTTCGAAGGCCACGTCGAGGCGTACTCGAAGGAGGAGCGTCAGATCGGAGAAACGGGGCAGGTCGTTGCGCCCGACCTCTACATCGCCGCCGGCGTCTCCGGCGCGGTTCAGCACAAGGTCGGGATGGACGAGTCGGACACGATCGTCGCGATCAACACCGACACCGACGCGCGGATCAGGGACTTCAGCGACTACTTCATCGAGGGCGATCTGTTCGAGGTCCTGCCGCGACTGACCGAGGCGGTCGAATCGGGCGAGATCGGACTCGAAGCGGTTGCTGACGGACACGGCGGTGATCACGATGACT
It includes:
- a CDS encoding electron transfer flavoprotein subunit alpha/FixB family protein, translated to MTEIDPEEYAVDELTEELDTVDDEEELQAILEAELAGQDRKTAREAIHRRLDAIGSDAEEGADESEGVEEGTETEGEYEETKEDVGEEAEGEEVDEVDGDETDAEEDDETADADESDEAEADDGLSKPTRDKKHIRALEDGHYEDIWVFCETQQGELLDVSKEMLGKARELMDQFAEDYGDEERVVAFLMGDDCEGLAEECIASGADVAVYHDDDRLERFLHKPYTEISAHMARGEGSVESTDWRDYDKPRYVLFPATNNGRDLSAKVQAELDSGLASDCSDLFIEEDEVSNPVKTGEPGVKKTFEKVLHMKRPDFSGFEYSTILCLDNPGRDFHPQGASVIPGSFDPMEPDSDRNGLVVEHEMDLPDDWFEVEITEHDQLEAGVDLTGHEVIVCLGRGIADDPTKGMELGLDLVDAFDDAELGITRGIVTSSYQFEGHVEAYSKEERQIGETGQVVAPDLYIAAGVSGAVQHKVGMDESDTIVAINTDTDARIRDFSDYFIEGDLFEVLPRLTEAVESGEIGLEAVADGHGGDHDD